Below is a window of Yersinia kristensenii DNA.
CCATGCGCGACATGCTCCAGGCCGGTGTTCACTTCGGTCACCAGACCCGTTACTGGAACCCGAAAATGAAGCCTTTCATCTTCGGCGCACGTAACAAAGTTCACATCATCAACCTGGAAAAGACCGTACCATTGTTCAACGAAGCTCTGGCTGAATTGAAAAAGATCTCTTCCCGTAAAGGTAAGATCTTGTTCGTTGGTACTAAACGCGCAGCAAGCGAAGCGGTAAAAGAAGCTGCCAACAACTGCGACCAGTTCTTCGTGAACCATCGCTGGTTGGGCGGGATGCTGACTAACTGGAAAACCGTTCGTCAGTCCATCAAACGTTTGAAAGATTTGGAAATCCAGTCTCAAGACGGCACCTTTGACAAGCTGACCAAAAAAGAAGCGCTGATGCGTACTCGTGAACTGAACAAGCTGGAAAACAGCCTGGGCGGTATCAAAGACATGGGCGGCTTACCAGACGCATTGTTCGTTGTTGATGCTGATCACGAACACATCGCTATCAAAGAAGCTAACAACCTGGGTATCCCGGTATTCTCTATCGTTGATACTAACTCCGATCCAGATGGCGTTGACTTCATCATCCCAGGTAACGATGACGCAATCCGTGCAGTTAAACTGTACCTGAGCGCTGTTGCTACTGCCGTCACTGAAGGTCGTTCTCAAGATCTGGCCGTTCAAGCGGAAGAAAGCTTCGTAGAAGCTGAATAATAAGTCAGGCTCGTCGTGAGCCCTTATTAACCAGGTATTGAAATATGTTGGTTAGGGGGCCTTTATAGGCCCCCTTTGCGTATCTAATGTGAGATCTTGTTTTCACAAGAGAACCGAGGAAATTGAAATGGTTGCTATTACCGCTGCTTTGGTAAAAGAACTGCGTGAGCGTACTGCCGCAGGCATGATGGAATGTAAAAAGGCGTTGGTTGAAGCTAACGGCGACATCGAGCTTGCCATCGACAATATGCGTAAATCTGGTCAGGCTAAAGCTGCCAAGAAAGCAGGCCGTATCGCTGCTGAAGGTATTATCCTGGCTAAAATTTCAGCTGACGGCAAATTCGGTGTGATTCTGGAACTGAACTGCGAAACTGACTTCGTTGCTAAAGATGCTGGCTTCAAAGCATTCGGCGAAGAAGTGATCAACGCAGCTCTGGCTGACAAAATTGCTGATATCGACGTTCTGAAAGCTAAGTTCGAAGAACAACGCGCTAACCTGGTAGCTAAAATCGGTGAGAACATCAACATTCGCCGTGTTGCTGCTCTGGAAGGCGATGTTCTGGGGACTTATCTGCACGGTGCACGTATCGGTGTTATGGTTGCGGCAACTGGCGCTGATGAAGAGCTGGTTAAGCACATTGCTATGCACATCGCTGCAAGCAAACCTGAATATGTTAAGCCAGAAGATGTTCCTGCTGAAGTTGTTGCTCGTGAGCACCAAATCCAGTTGGACATCGCTATCGAATCCGGCAAACCACGTGAAATTGCTGAGAAAATGGTTGAAGGCCGTATGCGTAAGTTCACCGGCGAAGTTTCTCTGACTGGTCAGAACTTCGTTATGGACCCAAGCAAAACTGTTGGCGATCTGTTGAAAGAGCACAACGCTGACGTTGTAAACTTCATCCGCTTCGAAGTGGGCGAAGGCATTGAGAAAGTTGAGACTGACTTTGCTGCTGAAGTTGCAGCAATGAGCAAACAGTCTTAATGCTAAAAATGGGGCCGCCACCAGGCGGTTCCATTTTATCCACTCGATACCCGTCATATTTCAAGCTACAGGTGCGTTGACTGCTTTTGTTCATCTCAGTCACTTACTTATGTAAGCTCCTGAGGATTCGCTCAGTTGTCGTCTTCCTGCTACTCGAATTATAGAGGGTATAAGCTTAGGCTTGTCAGTTTTCAATGCCCAATATTGCTTTGAAATCCTGACAGTCAAGTCCCCAATATTATTACTGCTGCTTAGGACAGAACACCATGGCAACCAATGCAAAACCCGTATATCAGCGTATCCTGCTTAAGCTTAGCGGTGAAGCCCTGCAAGGCGCAGAAGGTTTTGGTATCGACGCAAGCGTTTTGGATCGCATGGCTCAAGAAGTTAAAGAGCTGGTCGAATTGGGCATTCAAGTCGGTGTGGTGATTGGCGGTGGTAACTTATTCCGCGGTGCCGGTTTGGCACAAGCTGGGATGAACCGCGTAGTGGGCGACCACATGGGAATGCTGGCTACCGTAATGAACGGCCTGGCAATGCGAGATGCACTGCACCGTGCCTATGTGAACGCCCGCCTGATGTCTGCTATTCCACTTAATGGTGTGTGTGATAATTACAGCTGGGCCGAAGCTATCAGCCTGCTGCGTCACAACCGTGTGGTCATTTTTGCTGCGGGTACGGGTAACCCATTTTTCACTACAGACTCCGCGGCTTGTCTGCGTGGTATCGAAATTGAAGCTGATGTTGTGTTAAAAGCAACAAAAGTCGATGGGGTTTACTCCGCAGATCCGGTGAAAAATCCTGACGCAACACTGTACGAACAGTTAACCTATCAGGACGTTTTAGAGCGTGAGCTGAAAGTTATGGATCTGGCGGCCTTCACTTTGGCCCGTGACCACAATCTGCCAATTCGTGTTTTCAACATGAATAAACCTGGCGCTCTACGCCGTGTGGTGATGGGTGAGAACGAAGGGACATTAATCACTAAAGAAGTGATATCGGCAGCTAAATAAGCGATTGTCCGTGTTGTCGAGGTCTGCCCCTAACGCCAGCAACTGTTGGTTTGTATATTCACTGGCTATACTCAAGGTATGGCCTGCCAAGTAACCAGTTTTCAAGGGTTCACAACGTGATTAACGAAATTAGAAAAGATACCGAAGTGCGTATGGAAAAATGCTTAGAAGCATTCCAGAATCACATCAGTAAGATCCGTACCGGCCGCGCTTCTCCTAGTATTCTTGATGGCATCCAGGTTGAGTATTATGGTACTGCAACGCCATTGCGCCAGTTGGCTAACATCGTCGTTGAAGACTCCCGGACTTTGGCTTTGACTGTTTTTGACCGT
It encodes the following:
- the tsf gene encoding translation elongation factor Ts → MVAITAALVKELRERTAAGMMECKKALVEANGDIELAIDNMRKSGQAKAAKKAGRIAAEGIILAKISADGKFGVILELNCETDFVAKDAGFKAFGEEVINAALADKIADIDVLKAKFEEQRANLVAKIGENINIRRVAALEGDVLGTYLHGARIGVMVAATGADEELVKHIAMHIAASKPEYVKPEDVPAEVVAREHQIQLDIAIESGKPREIAEKMVEGRMRKFTGEVSLTGQNFVMDPSKTVGDLLKEHNADVVNFIRFEVGEGIEKVETDFAAEVAAMSKQS
- the pyrH gene encoding UMP kinase, which gives rise to MATNAKPVYQRILLKLSGEALQGAEGFGIDASVLDRMAQEVKELVELGIQVGVVIGGGNLFRGAGLAQAGMNRVVGDHMGMLATVMNGLAMRDALHRAYVNARLMSAIPLNGVCDNYSWAEAISLLRHNRVVIFAAGTGNPFFTTDSAACLRGIEIEADVVLKATKVDGVYSADPVKNPDATLYEQLTYQDVLERELKVMDLAAFTLARDHNLPIRVFNMNKPGALRRVVMGENEGTLITKEVISAAK
- the rpsB gene encoding 30S ribosomal protein S2, coding for MATVSMRDMLQAGVHFGHQTRYWNPKMKPFIFGARNKVHIINLEKTVPLFNEALAELKKISSRKGKILFVGTKRAASEAVKEAANNCDQFFVNHRWLGGMLTNWKTVRQSIKRLKDLEIQSQDGTFDKLTKKEALMRTRELNKLENSLGGIKDMGGLPDALFVVDADHEHIAIKEANNLGIPVFSIVDTNSDPDGVDFIIPGNDDAIRAVKLYLSAVATAVTEGRSQDLAVQAEESFVEAE